A region from the Nematostella vectensis chromosome 13, jaNemVect1.1, whole genome shotgun sequence genome encodes:
- the LOC116611476 gene encoding uncharacterized protein LOC116611476 translates to MAQGMCKQRKHFFLEAISASKKAVPGSRELETTCTTSAVNSNKVIDITDKVINKEQNKQTIFYKGKQLMKAEAVIADHTNTIKLTLWEDLIDAVKCGKSYRLKNVKIRSFNDVKFLGTNEGTTIELQSDIQDISMHTEDINFNLNITEGKCLGVTLTREPSCIACNSSFKEQVSDGIIKCLNCHISLLQESCNTKLVGHLVIRLPNGKFQNYACFNDALQSFLASIGNKTDINTIDLGTLESLLLNTKSVQMIIDDATKTQFLL, encoded by the coding sequence ATGGCACAAGGTATGTGCAAGCAACGAAAACATTTTTTCCTCGAAGCAATAAGTGCGTCCAAGAAGGCTGTGCCTGGTTCTAGAGAGCTTGAAACCACATGTACGACTAGTGCTGTAAATAGTAATAAAGTTATTGATATTACAGACAAAGTTAtcaataaagaacaaaacaaacaaacaattttTTACAAAGGAAAACAGCTAATGAAAGCTGAAGCCGTAATTGCTGATCACACAAACACAATAAAGTTAACCCTATGGGAAGACCTTATTGATGCAGTAAAATGTGGAAAGTCATATCGCTTAAAGAATGTTAAAATTCGATCTTTCAATGATGTCAAGTTCCTGGGCACAAATGAAGGAACCACCATTGAGCTACAAAGTGACATCCAAGATATTAGCATGCATACTGAGGACATAAACTTTAACCTCAACATCACTGAGGGTAAATGTTTGGGTGTAACACTCACTAGAGAGCCATCATGCATAGCATGCAACAGTTCTTTCAAAGAACAAGTATCAGATGGCATTATTAAATGCCTAAACTGCCATATCTCCTTACTACAGGAAAGTTGTAACACAAAGCTTGTTGGCCATTTGGTTATTAGATTACCAAACGGGAAATTCCAGAACTACGCATGCTTTAATGACGCATTGCAGAGCTTCTTGGCTTCAATAGGGAATAAGACTGACATCAATACCATTGACCTTGGCACTTTGGAGAGTCTTCTACTAAACACCAAGTCAGTACAGATGATTATCGATGATGCAACAAAAACCCAATTTCTGTTATAA
- the LOC116611480 gene encoding uncharacterized protein LOC116611480 has translation MASVTAMIAKTQKGAMGKKEFLLRSDAQHRAQGQEATWLRKGPGLPQALFRKLKRACHTRWLSFDAAVKTVYADFWAVLQTLSAFESCPVATGLLKKMAYPKFLGIIIILKNVLSHLANLSKELQISTLNFAQVQPAIDRAKDELQKIIQSNIVCKELKADLHPQHGQFKHTGILLKGDVEVQVAGLARKQGRLLAAHFFEESQQNELRAEWGKFKYDLHTNLKSQLKPDTLTGSATQWCLERIIELKTFYGHVYPLLVHIAKVALVLPLSNAWPERGASKVKLIKNRLRTRLGGEMLNALLCMSINGPPVNSPESHSMLTSAVETWFLQKKRHRSKKLAEDRKNEQRVQRAIVKLRQLYAPPHPEEEAPLTHPDEGARMDEDQESQVADEEAEINYLRVLEREDASSVAKAIMAETPPDSESDSDSDDYESMYY, from the exons ATGGCTTCTGTAACAGCGATGATAGCGAAAACTCAGAAAGGCGCGATgggcaaaaaag AATTTTTGTTACGCTCTGATGCGCAACACCGTGCGCAAGGCCAAGAGGCTACCTGGCTGCGAAAAGGTCCTGGCCTTCCACAAGCTCTCTTCAGGAAGCTGAAGAGAGCTTGCCACACAAGATGGCTTAGCTTCGACGCAGCAGTTAAAACTGTGTACGCTGACTTCTGGGCGGTACTGCAGACACTGTCGGCATTCGAGTCCTGTCCGGTTGCAACTGGTCTACTCAAGAAGATGGCATACCCCAAGTTTCTgggcatcatcatcatcctcaagaatgtactgtcaCACTTAGCAAACCTGTCTAAAGAACTCCAAATAAGTACTCTGAACTTCGCCCAAGTCCAGCCTGCTATTGACCGTGCCAAAGACGAGCTACAAAAGATCATACAGTCCAACATCGTCTGCAAAGAGCTCAAGGCTGACTTGCACCCACAGCACGGACAGTTTAAACACACAGGCATTCTCCTTAAAGGTGATGTTGAAGTCCAGGTGGCAGGCCTTGCGCGCAA ACAAGGTAGATTGTTGGCTGCCCATTTCTTTGAAGAATCACAGCAGAATGAGCTCAGAGCAGAATGGGGGAAGTTCAAGTACGACCTGCACACGAACCTAAAGTCCCAACTAAAGCCTGACACACTGACAGGGAGTGCCACTCAATGGTGTCTGGAGAGAATCATTGAACTGAAGACTTTTTATGGACATGTGTATCCGTTATTGGTGCACATTGCCAAGGTTGCTTTGGTCCTGCCACTGTCAAATGCATGGCCAGAGAGAGGAGCAAGCAAGGTGAAGCTGATCAAAAACCGCCTCCGGACCAGACTGGGTGGTGAGATGCTCAACGCCTTGCTCTGCATGTCAATCAATGGACCACCAGTCAATAGCCCAGAGTCACACAGCATGCTGACATCTGCAGTGGAGACCTGGTTTCTGCAGAAGAAGAGGCATAGATCAAAGAAGCTAGCGGAGGACAGAAAGAACGAGCAGCGAGTCCAGAGAGCCATTGTCAAGCTGAGACAGCTGTATGCTCCTCCCCATCCTGAAGAGGAGGCTCCTCTTACCCATCCAGACGAGGGAGCTAGGATGGACGAGGATCAGGAGAGTCAGGTTGCGGATGAGGAGGCTGAGATTAACTACTTGAGGGTCCTGGAAAGGGAAGATGCTTCATCAGTGGCCAAGGCCATCATGGCGGAGACACCTCCAGATTCAGAGAGTGACTCGGACTCTGATGACTATGAAAGCATGTACTACTAG
- the LOC5503483 gene encoding uncharacterized protein LOC5503483 translates to MSRRLNTGESDKIWPPYGLVLFISTKEVGVVQSSQAVEEMRVGEYTNVNWSRKTYRTKVLAVADDKLSLMRQEDGYIKLIEDGMLPSPEDLHQIQQVPPTPLTFTPKSGKIDNINNMTLPSESCEEKLLLLSEKVDSCNADISVLLDKINNMETTHHRILDLLSHTYTPTPTPQTI, encoded by the exons ATGTCGAGACGATTGAACACCGGTGAGTCCGACAAGATATGGCCGCCGTATGGtcttgttctttttatttctacCAAAGAAGTCGGCGTGGTCCAGAGCAGCCAGGCTGTGGAGGAGATGCGTGTTGGGGAGTACACTAACGTAAATTGGTCAAGAAAGACCTATagaaccaaggtgttggcagtGGCAG ATGACAAGCTAAGTTTGATGAGGCAGGAAGATGGATACATCAAACTTATTGAAGATGGCATGCTGCCAAGCCCAGAAGATCTACACCAAATACAACAAGTACCCCCGACCCCCCTTACTTTTACCCCCAAATCAGGAAAAATAGATAATATCAACAATATGACCCTTCCCTCTGAAAGCTGTGAGGAGAAGCTGCTGCTCCTTTCTGAAAAAGTAGACAGCTGCAATGCAGATATAAGTGTACTTCTGGATAAAATTAACAACATGGAAACCACACATCATCGTATATTAGATCTACTCAGCCACACTTACACACCCACACCTACTCCGCAAACCATTTGA